The stretch of DNA CGTCGGGACGTTGTTCACCCCGCGATCCTCCCATGAGACATGTAACGCGGTGTCCGGTGAGGTTCTGCGGTGTCACAGCACCGCAGAACAAGACCGGACACCGCGTTACATGCGGGCCGAGCGCCCGTCAGACAGTCAGTGTCAGACCACTCTCGCCACGGTCGACGCGGACGTGACCACCGTCCGTCACCTGGCCGCCGATCAGCATCTTGGCCAGCTGGTCGCCGATCGCCGACTGCACCAGGCGGCGCAGCGGACGGGCGCCGTACGCCGGGTCGTAGCCGACGTCGGCCAGCCACTCCTTGGCGGCCTGGCTGACCTCGATGGTGATCCGTCGCACCGCGAGTCGCCTCTCCAGCGAGGCCAGCTGCAGGTCGACGATGTGCGTCAGCTGCTCCTTGGTCAGCGCCTCGAAGACCACGATCTCGTCCAGCCGGTTGAGCAGCTCGGGCTTGAAGCTCTGCCGGACCACCGCCATCACCGAGTCGCGCTGCTTCTCCGGCTCCAGGGTGGGGTCGGTGAGGAACATCGAGCCGAGGTTGCTGGTCATGATGATGATCGTGTTGCGGAAGTCGACCGTGCGTCCCTGGCCGTCGGTCAACCGGCCGTCGTCGAGCACCTGCAGCAGGATGTCGAAGACCTCCGGGTGCGCCTTCTCGACCTCGTCGAGCAGGACGACGGAGTACGGGCGCCGGCGGACCGCCTCGGTCAGCTGGCCGCCCTCGTCGTAGCCGATGTAGCCCGGAGGGGCACCGACCAGGCGCGCGACCGAGTGCTTCTCGCCGTACTCCGACATGTCGATGCGCACGATCGCGCGCTCGTCGTCGAAGAGGAAGTCGGCCAGTGCCTTGGCCAGCTCGGTCTTGCCCGTGCCGGTGGGCCCAAGGAAGAGGAAGGAACCGGTCGGCCGGTTCGGGTCGGCGATGCCGGCCCGGGAGCGGCGTACGGCGTCGGCGACGGCCGTGACAGCCTCCCGCTGGCCGATCAGCCGGCGCCCGATGACCTGCTCCATCTCGAGCAGCTTGGCGGTCTCGCCCTGCAGCATCCGGCCGGTCGGGATGCCGGTCCAGGCCTCGACGACCTCGGCGACCTGCTCGGCGCCGACCTCGTCGCCGACCAGCGGCTTGGTCTCCCCGCTCTCGAACGCCTTCTCGGTGTCCTTGGCCTGCTCGATCTGCCACTCCAGTGCCGGGATCCGTCCGTAGAGCAGCTCCGAGGCGCCGCCGAGGTCGCCCTCGCGCTGCAGCCGGTCGGCCTCGCTGCGCAACTGGTCGAGCTGGCGACGCAGCTCACCCTCGCCCTCGAGCGAGGACTTCTCCCGCTCCCAGCGGGCCTCCAGGCTGCGCAGCTCCTCCTCCCTGTCGGCGAGGTCCTGCTTGAGCGCCGCGAGCCGCTCCCGGGAGGCGTCGTCGCTCTCCTTGGCGAGTGCGAACTCCTCCATCTTCAGGCGGTCGACCTGGCGCCGCAGCTGGTCGATCTCCTCGGGGCTCGACTCGATCTCCATCCGGAGTCGCGAGGCGGCCTCGTCGATGAGGTCGATCGCCTTGTCGGGCAGCTGGCGGCCGGTGATGTAGCGATCGGAGAGCGTTGCCGCCGCGACGAGGGCCGCGTCGGTGATCCGCACCCCGTGGTGCGCCTCGTACTTCTCCTGGATCCCGCGCAGGATCTGGATCGTGTCCTCGACGGACGGCTCACCGACGAAGACCTGCTGGAAGCGGCGCTCCAGCGCCGGGTCCTTCTCGATCGACTCGCGGTACTCGTCCAGCGTGGTGGCGC from Nocardioides sp. BP30 encodes:
- the clpB gene encoding ATP-dependent chaperone ClpB; protein product: MSQFGVDKFTTKSREAIEAAQLSATTAGNSTIEPIHLLVALLLQEDGSAANLVSKAGADAPALVRAAAAQRDALPRVSGETVGQPSGSGVLSRVLAGALELAQSMKDEYVATEHLLISIATVDSSAKRVLTEAGLTADGLRESLSAIRGSRRVTSQDAESTYEALEKYSVDLTEAAEEGRLDPVIGRDQEIRRVIQVLSRRTKNNPVLIGEPGVGKTAVVEGLAQRVVAGDVPDSLKGRRVLSLDLAAMVAGAKFRGEFEERLKAVLEEIKQSEGRVITFIDELHTVVGAGAGGDSQMDAGNMLKPMLARGELHMIGATTLDEYRESIEKDPALERRFQQVFVGEPSVEDTIQILRGIQEKYEAHHGVRITDAALVAAATLSDRYITGRQLPDKAIDLIDEAASRLRMEIESSPEEIDQLRRQVDRLKMEEFALAKESDDASRERLAALKQDLADREEELRSLEARWEREKSSLEGEGELRRQLDQLRSEADRLQREGDLGGASELLYGRIPALEWQIEQAKDTEKAFESGETKPLVGDEVGAEQVAEVVEAWTGIPTGRMLQGETAKLLEMEQVIGRRLIGQREAVTAVADAVRRSRAGIADPNRPTGSFLFLGPTGTGKTELAKALADFLFDDERAIVRIDMSEYGEKHSVARLVGAPPGYIGYDEGGQLTEAVRRRPYSVVLLDEVEKAHPEVFDILLQVLDDGRLTDGQGRTVDFRNTIIIMTSNLGSMFLTDPTLEPEKQRDSVMAVVRQSFKPELLNRLDEIVVFEALTKEQLTHIVDLQLASLERRLAVRRITIEVSQAAKEWLADVGYDPAYGARPLRRLVQSAIGDQLAKMLIGGQVTDGGHVRVDRGESGLTLTV